A window of the Halichoerus grypus chromosome 2, mHalGry1.hap1.1, whole genome shotgun sequence genome harbors these coding sequences:
- the LRRC59 gene encoding leucine-rich repeat-containing protein 59, which translates to MTKAGSKGGNLRDKLDGNELDLSLSDLNEVPVKELAALPKATILDLSCNKLTSLPADFCGLTHLVKLDLSKNKLQQLPADFGRLVNLQHLDLLNNRLVTLPVSFAQLKSLKWLDLKDNPLDPALAKVAGDCLDEKQCKQCANKVLQHMKAVQADQERERQRRLEVEREAEKKREAKQRAKEAQERELRKREKAEEKERRRKEYDALKAARREQEKKPRKETNQAPKPKAGPRPRKPPPRRPSRTWAVLKLLLLLLLCAAGGLLACRVPELRRQPLCAGVNAVYDSALRGLRGHHILQWVLRADSQQ; encoded by the exons ATGACCAAGGCCGGTAGCAAGGGCGGGAACCTCCGCGACAAGCTGGACGGCAACGAGCTGGACCTGAGCCTCAGCGACCTGAACGAGGTCCCGGTCAAGGAGCTG GCTGCCCTCCCGAAGGCCACCATACTGGATCTGTCCTGCAATAAACTGACTAGTCTACCG GCGGATTTCTGCGGCCTCACACACCTGGTGAAGCTGGACCTGAGTAAGAATAAACTGCAGCAACTGCCGGCCGACTTTGGCCGTCTGGTCAACCTCCAGCACCTGGATCTCCTCAACAACAGGCTGGTGACCCTGCCCGTCAGCTTTGCTCAGCTCAAG AGCCTGAAGTGGCTGGACCTAAAGGATAACCCGCTGGATCCTGCCCTGGCCAAAGTGGCAGGGGATTGCCTGGACGAGAAGCAGTGTAAGCAGTGTGCCAACAAG GTGTTACAGCACATGAAAGCTGTGCAGGCCGATCAGGAGCGAGAGAGGCAGCGGCGGCTGGAAGTAGAACGAG AGGCCGAGAAGAAGCGGGAGGCCAAGCAGCGAGCTAAGGAGGCTCAGGAGCGGGAGCTGCGGAAGCGGGAGAAGGCGGAAGAGAAGGAGCGCCGGAGGAAGGAGTACGACGCCCTCAAAGCAGCCAGGCGGGAGCAGGAGAAGAAGCCCAGGAAGGAGACGAATCAGGCCCCGA AACCGAAGGCCGGGCCCCGGCCCCGCAAGCCGCCCCCGCGGAGGCCCAGCAGGACGTGGGCCGTGCTgaagctgctgctgctgttgctgctgtGCGCGGCGGGTGGGCTGCTGGCCTGTCGGGTGCCCGAGCTGCGGCGGCAGCCCCTCTGCGCCGGCGTCAACGCCGTCTACGACAGCGCGCTCCGCGGCCTCCGCGGCCACCACATCCTGCAGTGGGTGCTGCGGGCCGACTCGCAGCAGTGA